A genomic segment from Necator americanus strain Aroian chromosome III, whole genome shotgun sequence encodes:
- a CDS encoding hypothetical protein (NECATOR_CHRIII.G11014.T2), protein MTLVFHKRPILLSAKTLQSLLDKYSTYSDEIKPSGTDEERYEEYLSAANLLSGSIETIKMSRNALQALIDKLQKEYEEARSKGNKKDLTNEVEEIENGTQFNERIAKANEMVYILSARVTEARNHMGKLARKMGITHREPTKQKPARINETHADQQTATESTATEETEEGSSQNDAIWLSEDNSNSKKSREDDEDFICRTLKPRQLSLPRFYGDEEEFPEFWAIYETLVDQSKVLSTVEKMLLLRDSLKGRAETAIKGIQLIPQNYKWMINALKKKYGNKPTNRAKIVQKLINLPAAKNDADSCMNTFDKIRMLMNQMVSAGQNIPQMQDAMWTEKILEKFPYTIVKNVLVTIQDQDEVKIEDVMDHLEKEINAKKFVDARLKGRVKFENHPNRRQYGVDVTEPPKLGKICRFCDNSNHISANCRTITDIKSRRNMVKEARQCWKCFSEEHSSYDCQKPNCPKCGKMHDVSLCISTSDDGTRTRYSAGDRSRNQSSSNTVPVPRNNTTARNQYGNGRNNGNIRNNQQTNPHTADHSTNHSAEGSVYIDKRKEQVILMTAEGNVWNNNTRQFEKLLFFFDTGAQKTIIREQTAREFGLPTQKTEICTMSGIGGHTEKYQTNIVPLKISNAFGKEIHMTIQTKPIITNGFSSVRLNDADKQYLQDNEICINNPRVRGEHQNPQILVGLDNYYDLVNTVDTITLPSGLRIARTVFGPTVHGKGSINSQQEATTITHGLSLVQEQNESEILQKLFELDGLGISSEECTKNENTFEYFKSYSKSISFENGVVTVPFPLKDNVIDLADNYGIAYRRLISLQRQLSNNIHQREWYNKIMNDYIQNGVVELVHGQNKKFGRHLLHATFRSLEARKGKTIEDSI, encoded by the coding sequence ATGACACTTGTTTTTCACAAAAGGCCGATATTGCTGAGTGCAAAAACGCTGCAGTCACTACTGGATAAGTACAGTACTTACTCAGATGAGATAAAACCATCAGGAACAGATGAGGAAAGGTACGAAGAGTATCTCAGTGCCGCAAATTTGCTCTCTGGAAGCATAGAGACAAtcaaaatgagcagaaacGCTCTTCAGGCATTGATAGATAAATTgcaaaaagaatatgaagaagCAAGATctaagggaaataaaaaagacctCACAAATGAAGTTGAGGAGATTGAAAATGGCACGCAATTCAATGAAAGGATTGCAAAGGCAAACGAAATGGTATATATACTAAGTGCCAGAGTCACAGAAGCACGGAATCACATGGGAAAACTTGCAAGGAAGATGGGAATAACTCATAGAGAgcccacaaaacaaaaacctgcaagaataaatgaaactcACGCAGATCAGCAGACCGCAACAGAGTCAACTGCGACTGAGGAAACCGAAGAAGGTTCTTCACAAAATGACGCCATTTGGCTCTCGGAAGACAattcaaattcgaaaaaaagtagagaagacGATGAAGATTTCATATGTCGTACTCTCAAACCAAGGCAACTAAGTTTGCCACGATTCTACGGGGACGAAGAAGAGTTCCCTGAATTTTGGGCAATATATGAAACGCTCGTTGACCAAAGTAAGGTTTTAAGTACAGTCGAAAAAATGCTGTTACTTAGAGATAGCCTCAAAGGGAGAGCAGAAACAGCCATAAAAGGCATACAATTGATCCCACAAAATTATAAGTGGATGATTaatgctttgaaaaagaaatacggTAATAAACCGACTAACAGAgcaaaaatagtgcaaaaattaattaatttgccagcagcaaagaatgatgctgATAGCTGTATGAACACGTTCGACAAAATTCGAATGCTCATGAATCAAATGGTCTCTGCAGGCCAAAATATACCACAAATGCAAGATGCGATGTGGacagagaaaattttggagaaatttccttACACTATAGTGAAAAACGTTCTTGTTACAATTCAAGATcaagatgaagtgaaaatagaAGATGTAATGGATCATCTTGAGAAGGAGATTAATGCAAAAAAGTTTGTAGACGCACGTTTAAAAGGTcgtgtaaaatttgaaaaccatCCGAACCGAAGACAATACGGTGTGGATGTTACAGAACCCccaaaattgggaaaaatttgTCGTTTTTGTGACAACTCAAATCATATATCAGCGAACTGCCGAACAATCACTGATATCAAATCAAGGCGAAATATGGTGAAAGAAGCCAGACAATGCTGGAAATGTTTCTCAGAAGAACACAGCAGTTATGACTGTCAGAAACCAAATTGTCCTAAATGTGGCAAAATGCACGATGTAAGCCTTTGCATTTCCACTTCAGATGATGGTACCAGGACAAGATATAGCGCTGGTGACCGATCGCGCAATCAAAGCTCCTCCAATACCGTACCAGTTCCAAGAAATAACACTACTGCTCGGAATCAATACGGCAATGGCCGCAATAATGGTAACATCCGCAACAATCAGCAGACAAATCCTCATACAGCTGATCACAGTACTAACCACTCAGCCGAAGGTTCCGTGTACattgacaaaagaaaagagcaagtAATCCTGATGACTGCCGAAGGAAATGTTTGGAATAATAACACCAGACAATTCGAAaaactcctgtttttctttgacactGGAGCTCAAAAAACTATCATTAGAGAGCAGACCGCAAGGGAATTTGGTCTTCCAACTCAGAAAACCGAAATCTGCACAATGTCAGGTATAGGTGGACATACcgaaaaatatcaaacaaaCATTGTCCCCCTCAAAATCAGCAATGCCTTTGGCAAGGAGATCCATATGACGATTCAAACCAAGCCAATTATCACCAATGGCTTTTCGTCTGTACGTCTCAACGATGCAGATAAACAATACCTCCAAGACAATGAGATTTGCATAAACAATCCGAGAGTTCGCGGTGAacatcaaaacccgcaaataTTAGTCGGTCTAGATAACTATTACGACCTCGTAAACACAGTTGACACTATAACTTTGCCATCTGGATTACGCATTGCGCGTACGGTATTCGGACCAACGGTACACGGCAAAGGGTCAATCAATTCGCAGCAAGAAGCGACAACGATAACACATGGCCTCAGCCTCGTTCAAGAACAGAATGAAtcagaaattctacagaagtTGTTCGAACTAGATGGTTTAGGAATATCATCAGAAGAATGTACTAAGAACGAAAACACATTCGAGTACTTCAAAAGCTATTCGAAATCAATATCGTTTGAAAACGGCGTTGTAACCGTACCCTTTCCCTTGAAAGATAATGTCATCGACCTAGCGGATAATTACGGAATAGCGTACCGTCGATTGATTTCGTTACAAAGACAACTATCAAATAATATCCACCAACGTGAGTGgtataacaaaataatgaacgaTTATATCCAAAACGGAGTTGTCGAATTAGTCCAcggacaaaataaaaaattcggCCGGCACTTACTACATGCCACATTCCGGAGTTTGGAAGCCAGAAAAGGCAAAACCATTGAGGATAGTATTTGA
- a CDS encoding hypothetical protein (NECATOR_CHRIII.G11015.T1): protein MGETVQLHQVNIDYAKRTLLYTNEDVIAAEDMEISEKLILAAIHENINVQKLQKRLPNQKIIRDEKGIIRYKSRIQNANLPYDAKMPIFIPNYSELARLIIHDLHYGNAHCGKEQTLTLARQRFWIPQPSRMIKKYLRTCITCKKCHGLPYGAPEMPPLPTDRVIVTKPFANVGCDYMGPFESNVKQKMYVCLFTCLTTRAVHLEVVENLSAGAFLSSFIRFISRRGVPKLIRTDCGTNFKLGSKVIENLFLENDENGSSVMSYSASEGIKWIFNPPASPWMGGAWERMVGSVKRCFQKSIGRKKLSFEQMTTVISRIEAIINTRPLTKVSATDLDEIPIRPIDFLQGNLKYSIPSTQLQCGNGDTVYDPELLQTVAQAQEALMFSETIATVFWERWNKEYLTSLRDNQRVLLKQPRHVKNTPQIGEIVLIEQEFLPRGNWMYGKVLETVPSADGLVRSAKLLTPNKRVIQRPLNKLYPLEIRSSVGDSHLELEKNSTSEREIHQKERVDSAESSSRRTRPTRQSKTHALKVIQEFERSLDRPSTSSSRQVSTYLLMAMLALSTICPVTATDMRTTQ, encoded by the coding sequence ATGGGTGAAACGGTGCAATTACACCAGGTCAACATCGATTACGCTAAACGTACTCTCCTCTATACAAATGAAGATGTCATTGCTGCGGAGGATATGGAGATCTCTGAGAAACTCATCTTAGCAGCTATTCACGAAAACATCAACgtgcaaaaattgcagaaacgaCTCCCAAATCAGAAGATTATCAGAGACGAAAAAGGTATCATTCGATACAAGTCACGCATTCAGAACGCCAATTTGCCATATGATGCAAAAATGCCAATTTTCATTCCGAATTACTCGGAACTAGCCAGGCTAATCATTCATGACCTGCATTATGGAAACGCACACTGCGGCAAAGAACAGACATTAACGCTGGCAAGACAACGATTTTGGATTCCGCAGCCATCTAGAATGATCAAGAAATATCTACGTACATGTATTACGTGTAAGAAATGCCACGGATTGCCATATGGAGCACCAGAGATGCCACCATTACCAACAGATCGGGTAATAGTAACCAAACCCTTTGCCAATGTTGGATGCGACTATATGGGACCATTTGAGTCAAACGTCAAACAGAAAATGTACGTCTGTTTATTCACATGCCTCACTACCAGGGCTGTGCACCTTGAAGTGGTCGAAAATTTGTCAGCGGGTGCATTTTTAAGCAGCTTCATCCGTTTTATATCTCGAAGAGGTGTTCCAAAACTCATCCGAACTGATTGCGGAACGAATTTTAAATTGGGATCAAAAgtgattgaaaatttgttcctagaaaatgatgaaaatggtAGCTCCGTGATGAGCTACAGTGCCTCAGAAGGCATAAAGTGGATTTTCAATCCACCTGCTTCACCATGGATGGGAGGCGCATGGGAAAGAATGGTTGGCTCCGTGAAAAGatgctttcaaaaaagcattggacgtaaaaaattgtcatttgaACAAATGACTACAGTAATTTCAAGAATTGAGGCGATAATTAATACTCGCCCGTTGACAAAAGTAAGTGCAACGGATCTTGATGAAATACCGATAAGACCTATcgatttcctacaaggaaatCTAAAGTACTCTATTCCAAGCACGCAGTTACAGTGCGGTAATGGCGATACAGTATATGATCCCGAGTTGCTTcagacagttgcgcaagcacaGGAAGCATTAATGTTTTCGGAAACGATCGCTACAGTATTTTGGGAGCGATGGAACAAAGAGTATCTTACATCCTTGAGAGATAACCAGAGAGTGCTACTAAAACAACCGCGGCACGTGAAAAATACACCGcaaattggagaaattgtACTTATTGAGCAAGAATTTCTTCCACGTGGTAACTGGATGTACGGCAAAGTACTAGAAACAGTACCAAGTGCAGATGGTCTTGTAAGATCAGCAAAACTCCTTACGCCAAACAAAAGAGTTATCCAAAGACCACTCAACAAGTTGTATCCCTTAGAAATACGTAGTTCTGTGGGAGACTCACATTTAGAACTCGAAAAAAACTCCACTTCTGAGCGGGAGATACACCAGAAAGAAAGAGTAGATTCAGCAGAATCATCTTCCCGCAGAACTCGTCCAACTAGACAATCGAAAACACATGCCTTAAAAGTCATccaagaatttgaaagaagtctTGACCGACCTTCTACTTCTTCAAGTAGACAGGTATCCACATATCTGCTGATGGCTATGTTGGCATTATCAACTATATGTCCAGTGACAGCGACAGACATGAGAACAACTCAATAA
- a CDS encoding hypothetical protein (NECATOR_CHRIII.G11016.T1), protein MLIIWLIKCTRNAKRKGTPNSTSEEETIPMRTFNPHPINIPSALLICVALLALASKDTQFVVACGYFLPFPACTFLRIAHVPKKTQTVFEVFTTLCYKKYDELSLTIISLQKPHSPLIDKRFAVTPMEAMMLPDHYQLPVECESEASALDAFVNCTNRMVCSCENMKAPQTCQCPHDSLQNLRKEVSNVMPIRTPFTEIFSDSKEIYALSKQERSLSQ, encoded by the exons ATGTTGATCATATGGTTAATTAAATGCACACGAAATGCAAAACGGAAAGGAACTCCGAATTCCACAtccgaagaagaaacaatTCCAATGAGAACATTCAATCCACATCCGATCAATATACCGTCCGCCTTGTTGATTTGTGTCGCACTCTTGGCACTAGCAAGCAAG GACACTCAATTTGTGGTAGCATGCGGTTACTTCCTACCATTTCCAGCATGTACGTTTCTGAGGATTGCTCATGTTCCGAAGAAGACGCAGACTGTCTTTGAAGTA TTTACAACCTTATGTTACAAAAAGTATGATGAACTGTCGTTGACAatcatttctttgcaaaaacctCATTCTCCATTGATAGACAAAAGATTCGCTGTAACCCCAATGGAGGCGATGATGCTACCAGATCATTATCAACTTCCCGTTGAATGCGAGTCAGAAGCATCTGCTCTCGATGCCTTTGTTAACTGCACAAATCGCATGGTCTGTTCTTGCGAAAATATGAAAGCACCGCAAACATGTCAGTGTCCACATGATTCACtccaaaatttgaggaaagaagTGTCAAATGTAATGCCCATACGCACTCCGTTCACGGAAATCTTCAGTGATAGCAAAGAAATCTATGCGCTCTCCAAGCAGGAGAGATCACTCTCGCAATAG